A segment of the Leptolyngbya sp. NIES-3755 genome:
AATATTTATACACGAGTTATTTCTGCTATAAACTCTTTACAAGCAAGGCTAACTGAAATCCCGTGAGAACGGAGGTAGTGAAAGGATTCATGACGAACGATTTCGCCCAACTTTTGAAACTGCTTGAATATGGGTTGATTGTGTCTTGTCAAGCCCCACCCGAATCCCCTCTTCGTCGTCCATTGATCATTGCCGCGATCGCAGAAGCCGCTCTTAATCAAAATGCAGTTGCAGTCCGAATTGATACTCCTGAACAGATTGCCGCTGTTCGCCAACGCACCAAAGCCCCCATTCTCGGACTGTGGAAACAATCTCTTCCCAATTCTGAAATCTATATCACTCCAAAGTTTGAACATGCTGTCGCTATCTCCAAAGCAGGAGCCGATTTGATCGCGATCGATGCAACCTTACGCGATCGTCCTGAATCTGTAGCCACACTCACTGAGCGAATTCACAACGAACTTCATAAACCTGTCGTTGCCGATGTCGATAGTTTAGAAGCTGCGATCGCGGCAGTTGACGCAGGAGCCGACTTAATCGCGACCACACTCTATGGCTACACAAAGGAAACCGAGCAACAAACGCCTCCAGGCTTCAATCTCTTGAGCGAAATCGCTGAAAAAATCAAGACTCCAGTGATTTGTGAAGGTGGAATCGCAACTCCGGAAATGGCAAGACAGGCACTCGATTTAGGGGCTTATGCGGTGGTCGTCGGGACTGCGATTACTGGAATTGAAGCTCAAGTTCAAGCCTTTGATCGTGCGCTTCGACATAAACTGCCAGCTCAGGTAATTGAACATAGCAAAGACTATCACTTTGCAGTGTTTTCTCAGGAGCATCCGTCTTATCGAAGCTATGTCCGATCGAAATTACGCCAGTACAACACTGAAAGTACGGTGAGAGATGGATTCTTTGAGCAGAGCGCACTGCGAGGAACGCCGTTAGAGATTTTTCTGATTGACGATCGACAAAAGATCAAAGCGGGATTAGTGGGGTTAACTCGCTGGAATTGGCTACTGATTGAAGCGCTTTGGGTGGAGGAATCTCTGCGGCATCAAGGGTTTGGTCGTCAATTAATGAGGGTGGCAGAGCAAGAAGCAAAACAGCGCGGTTGTACTGAAGCGATTTTAGATACGTTTAGCTTTCAGGCGAAAGGATTCTACGAGAAATTAGGGTACGAGATGTTTGCTCAAGTCGATGACTATCCATCGGGCTATAGTTTCTTTCAGTTGAAGAAAGAGTTTTGAATTTAGCGATTTTTAGTGGATTCGATGCGATCGACTGTGTTGGGCGCAAGGCAAACCTACTAAAAATCGCGCTATCTCCAAAGGCTCGTCAGATTAGCCTAAGAGATTCTTTCTAGCTCGTTCTTGTCGAGATTCTGCCTCTTCCATCACTTTGGCAAACTCCTCGATCGCTTCTCCCGGATAGTTCTCGAACACTCTCGTCGAAAGCGAAATTCGTCCGCGCCCTTCATCCAAATCGACAATCATCGCTTTAATCACTTGCCCGACTTTTAACAGCGAAGACAGCGATTCGACATAGTTCTTGCTGATTTGATTAATGTGCAACAATCCGGTTGTGCCAGCGAATTCTGCAAAGGCTCCAAACGGTTTCAGACCCGTAATCGTTGCTTCGACCAGTTGACCGACTTCGAGTTGACTGAAATTAGCGGCTCTAGCAGCGAGACGATTCGAGAGCACGATCTTGTTACGATCGCGATCCAAGTCCAAGATCGTTGCAGAAAGTGTCTGACCTTTCAGAGCATCTAGATCCTCACGTTCGACCAAATGCGATCGCGGAATAAACCCACGCAATCCTAGAGCATCAACCGTCACGCCGCCTTTATTAGAACCTGTGACGCGCACTTGCAAACTCTGATTCGTCGTCTGCAAATCGACTAACCGTTCCCAAACTTTCCGCAGTTCAAGCTGGCGGAGCGAGATCGTCACCCGTCCATCCGCATCTTGTTCACGAACAATGATAAATTCTCGCTCTTCATCTAAAGGGAGAACAGATGAAACATCGGCAACCCGTCGAACGCTGGCTTCCTCGATCGGCAAAAAGGCAGGAGATTTTCCACCGATATCGACTAGCGCACCATCGCTTTCATAGCTAAATGCTTTACCCGTTACGAGTTTTCCTTTCTGAAATTCGTAATCGTGCTGTTCGAGGGCTTTTTCAAAATCTTCCATCGAAAAGGAAGCATTCGTTCGATCTGGCATTGCAATGTGATTCCTAAAAAGACGATCGCCACATTTGCGGCTTTTCAATTCTAGTGCCTTAGTCTGGAAAATAACGCTTTAACCTGTTCCCAAGCATCTGCCGCCGCTTCCGAATTGTAGTCCGATCGCTGATTACAGAAAAATCCATGTCCAGCAGGATAACGAAACACTTTGTAATCAATTTGATGTTGCTCTAGAGCAGCTTCCACTTGATCAATCTGCTCAACCGGAATCAGCGGATCTTCAGTGCCGAAAAAGGCATATAGCGTTCCTTGAATCTCCGGTGTTCTCGTAATCGTTGGTGCTCCACCTCCCGGAGTCATCGTTGCGATTCCCGCTCCATAAAACGAAGCCGTTGCTGTCACTTCCGGTAAAGTTGCCGCCAGATAAGCGACGTGACCACCGAAACAAAAGCCGATCGCGCCAACTTCTTGAAATCCTTTGGTCTGAAGAAACGCGATCGTCGTTTTCAAATCACTCAGAAGTTGCTCCGCAGTCGTTTGGTCTTTATGCGATCGACCGAGTTTCGTATCGTCCTCACTGTATCCCACCTCGAATCCGGGGGCAGTCCGTTGAAAAATGGCGGGTGCGATCGCGACATATCCTTCTCGTGCAAACCGTTCTGTCACGTCTCGAATATGCGAATTAACCCCAAAGATTTCTTGAATTACAATAATCGCGCCTTTTGCGGAATCATCCGGTTCCGACAAGTAGGCATCAATTTGGAGACCATTATTTGAAAGTTTGATCCAGGAATTCACGATCGATTTACCCCGCAACTTTAATATTTTTAACGAAACTTAAACTCGAAATCTAGTAGTAACACCATATCTTTCCTAAAATGGCAATCGAAAAACTACGGGTTATACTGTTTTTATCAGGGCGGGTGAAATCGTTGAATACTGGACAATAGGCGATTTGGGCAAGCTCAGCGATATTACTGAGTAGCTTAAGTCAATCAAATCACAATCCGAGATAACACCCAACTTTCTCCAGATTGTGTCACCTAAAATAGTGGACGACGCTGGCAAATTCTATGCGAAAAGTCGTGTATGGAGTTGCTTTCTACCATTGAAAAACTACGAGTGAGACTTGAGGCGCGGGCATGGTGCAATTTCATATTCAGACCGACAGCGACATCCCGGCATCAACTCAACTCTATAATCAGATTTTGTTTGCGATCGCTTCTCGGCAGTTTCCACCGGGACACCGTTTACCGAGTACTCGTCAGTTGGCGATGCAAACTGGACTGCACCGAAATACAATCAGCAAAGTTTACCGTCAATTAGAAGATGCGGGTGTCGTTGATGCTCAAGCGGGTTCTGGTATTTATGTTCGCGATCAGGGACATGCCACCGCTGCTCACATCAAATCGCCACTCTTAGAGCAATATCCGCAAGCGCACAAGATTATTCAATCGAGCCTAGATGAATTGGTAAAACAAGGCTGTTCACTCGGACAAGCGCGAGAGCTATTCCTTGCAGAAGTCGATTGGCGCTTGCGTTGTAGTGCTTCAGTTCTGGTAACGGCTCCCTCGCACGATATTGCCAATGGCGAAGTTCTACTACGGGAATTAGAACGTGCTCTAGCAATTCCGATGCAGCTTGTTCCGATGGAAGAACTTGGACAAGTTTTGGATCAGACGCGATCGAGCACCGTTGTCACAAGTCGGTATTTCATCGCGCAAGCTGAAGCGATCGCATCTCCGAAAGCGGCACGGGTGATTCCTGTAGATATCTATGATTTTGAGCAGGAATTGAAGCTGATTAAAGCGATGCCGAAAGGAACTTGTGTTGGCATTGTGAGTTTGAGTGCAGGAACGGTTGGGGTTGCAGAAGTGATCATTCACAGTTTACGTGGGGATGATTTGCTGGTGATGACTTCGCAAATGAACGATCGATATAAATTGAATGCAATGGTGAGAACAGCGCAGACAATCTTTAGTGATCAGGTCAGTTGTGCAGCCGTTAAAGCGACCATTTCGGCTTCTCGTGATGATATTATTCGTCCGCCTCAAGTGATTTGCTGCGAGAACTTTATTGTGAGTAAATCCATTAACTTGCTTAAACGAGAGTTGGGATTGGAGTAGAGATATAGCGGGCTAAGAATATAGTTCTTGCGTGAATCCGCAATGCCCACCGAATTCTATTCGCCAAGGCATCCGTGCAAGAAGTCTAATGTTTGAGAATGAGCGATCGTTTTCTCATCACTAAAAAAATCGGGAGATCAACACCCCCCGATTTAACAACCCCTTAAATTAAACCCTGAGTTAGAAGACAGTCAGTTGCGAACTACATCTTTGCAGCTTGGCGTTGTACTTCGCTCTTCTTCGCCTTGAACTCAGTTGCGATTTGCTCCAGTTGTTGACTGCTGAAGTTATCACGCAATGCTGCAAAGAAGGTGCTTTCTTCTTGACGAACGTGATCCATGATTTCGTCCATCAAACGGTTGAGCGAAGACATGAACTGCTCTGACATCACATCCATTTTCTCCATCGCATCAAGCGCGGGGAACCAGGAGTTTTGCTCATCATACAGTTCTTGCAAATCGCTTTCTGCGTACTTACCACGGACTGCGGGATAAGCCACTTCGTTTTCTGCGATCGCATGTGCACGAAGATCTCCATCCAACTGTTGGAAGAACTCTTTCCGTTTTGCAGGATCTTGCGTACCTTTGATTTCCGCAAACAGAACATTCACTTTCTGGTGATCCATACGGAGCACGTCTTGAATGTTCATGTCAGACTTATCGGTGCTTTGAGTAACAACGCTACCTGCAACACCTGTGAGGGCTGCAACGGCATCTTGAACTCGTGCCCACAGACCTTGATCCGCATCCATTCCGGTGAGTTCGCGAACTCCAAGCTGTTCGATTACACCTTTGAGTTGTTCTTGGTGAGCGCGGCTTTCAAAGTTCACCGTGTTCAAAGGTGCGATCGCTGCTTCGATGTCTGCACCGACCTTTTGTGCTGCCTTATGGATCACAATACCTGACATGGTTTGCTGGTGCTTGAGCAATTCATGTTGGAAGACCTTTTCAAACAAAGTCAACTCAGAACCGGACATCATTTGATCGATCTTTTGCACCATTTCGGTGATGCTGTCTTTCGGCTTCGATTGCACACCATATTGCACGATTACGGTGTCGAGGATGCCCAAGTTCTTTTGGTCATCTTTCAACATGTCTTGGAACCGCTTCACCAACTCAGAGTCGGTGGTTGCCGAGATGAACTTTTGTTCGTTTGCAATAATAAGTTCTTGGACAGCTTTGATGTCTGCAAGCTTCATCGCGATCGCTAGACGCTTGGTATCATCCATTGTGGCTACCATTTCTGTGTTCTCCAAATTTATCTATAGGATCGGCATCCATTCAGCTTTGAGTTTCGCGCACAGAATTTGGATCAACATCTTTCCCGTGGTTGACTTGCAGGTGCAATAAATTACCTCAGAAATGTTAAAAAGATTGACCCTGGGATAGTGGAATCCGCTCGGTTTGTACTAGAGTCTAAACAATAGACGACTTCCTCTCTCTGGAGCAAATACAATGTCTACTTATGATGTAATTATTATCGGGGCGGGTCACAATGGTCTAACTTGTGCAGCTTATCTATTGAAAGCGGGCTACAAGGTTCTCTTGCTAGAAAAGCGATCGGTTCCGGGTGGAGCAGCAACGACAGAAGCGGTGATTCCAGAATTACCAGAGTTTCGATTTAATCGATGTGCGATCGATCATGAGTTCATCCATCTCGGTCCCGTGGTCGAAGAGTTGGAACTGGAAAAGTATGGGTTAGAGTATCTTTACTGCGATCCGGTAGTGTTCTGTCCGCATCCTGATGGAACCTATTTTCTGGCGCATCAATCAGTTGAAAAAACTTGTGCGAACATTGCCAAGTTCAATGAACACGATGCGAGAAAGTATGCTGAATTTGTGGACTTGTGGCAGCGAACAATCAATGCAATGATTCCGATGTTCAATGCTCCACCCAAATCGATCATTGATATTGCTGGGAACTATGACTTTAAGAAGGTCAAAGATTTCTTGTCGGTAGTGGGTTCCACAAACAAGGCTTTGGATTTCGTGAGAACAATGCTATCGAGCGCGGAAGATATCTTGCACGAATACTTTGATACGGAAACCGTGAAGGCTCCACTGGCGAGACTTGCAGCGGAAATGGGTGTACCGCCATCTCAGAAAAATTTAGCGATCGGGGCAATGATGATGGCAATGCGACATCACCCTGGAATGGCACGTCCGAAAGGGGGAACGGGTGCGCTCACAGCCGCGTTAGTAAAATTGGTTCAAAGCTTAGGTGGAGAGATTCTAACGGAGCAAAGTGTAAAACAGATTCTGATTGATGATGGTCGCGCAGTTGGAGTACGAGTTGCTTCAGGTCAAGAATATCGCGCAACACGAGGCGTAATCTCTAACATTGATGCGAGACGAGTATTTCTACAATTGATTGATCCAAGCGAGGTGGATTCAGCCGATGAACATTTGCGGGAAAGACTCGATCGTAGAATCGTCAACAACAATGAAACGATTCTGAAAATCGATCTAGCAATGTCTGAACCACTGAAGTTCATCTACCACGATCACAAAGACGAATATCTAATTGGTTCAGTCCTGATTGCAGATTCAGTCAAGCACGTTGAGATTGCTCATGCTGATCCAGCGATCGGTCGAATTCCCGATGCTGATCCGTCAATGTATGTAGTTCAACCCACAATGCTCGATCCATCAATGGCTCCGCCCGGACAGCACACCGTTTGGATCGAATTCTTCGCGCCCTATCAAGTCGAGAACATGGAAGGACAAGGCTTGAATGGAACGGGTTGGACTGATGAATTGAAGAATAAAGTCGCCGATCGAGTTATCGATAAATTAGCCGACTATGCTCCAAATGTGAAAACCGCTACGATCGGACGGGCGGTGGAAAGTCCCGCTGAATTAGGTGAACGATTGGGAGCTTACAAAGGCAACTACTATCACATTGATATGACGTTAGAACAAATGGTGTTTTTCCGTCCGTTGCCTGAAATTGCGAACTATAAAACCCCGATCGATAATCTCTATCTCACGGGTGCAGGAACGCATCCAGGCGGCTCAATCTCAGGAATGCCTGGAAGAAACTGCGCTCGTATATTTCTCCATGCTCAACAGCCTTTCCTACAGACATTCCGCGATGCTGGATACTCAATAAAATCAGCGTTTGAGGGAATTCTGAATCGGTAAAAACAAAGGATTCCGATCGCTAAAATGATCGGAATCCCTCATGATTTACTGCTCTTTTTTTGTGTCAGAGAACAGGCACTTGTCCGAATCACATCCTGCTGGACCTGCTTCGATCAAGTCACCACCATCGTGGCGAACTAACGCGGTATAGAAATCATCTGTCGATCGACGTTCCAATACTTCCACCTGCAAGCGATCGAAGGTTGCCTTATCAATCTTCTCAAACGGCAGTCTGGGGAACGGTGCATCGAATCGAGCTAACAATGCAGCACTAATGTAGCCTTCATTGTTCTCGATCGCTTGATGAATCCGAGTTGCCAAAGCTTCGATCTCATCTTCACGAAGCTCGATCGTTGCACTGGTATTGTGCGCCGTATAGTACTTCTGGACTTGCAGATAGAAATCCATCTGTGCCAAAGCTGAGAACTTCTCAATCTCGATCTGATCGGCTCCCGGAATGTTTGCCCAAGGTACTTCGACCGGAATTTCGACCAACCATTCAGTACAACGCGGATCAAACGGATCATTTAACAGATTGCCGTTTTCATCTTTGTCAGACTGTGACGGAACAATGCTGTACCCATAATCCAAACAAGCCATGGCAACCGGATCATTCTTACGGAAAGTGATTCGACGAATGAATCGTTGAGCTTTCGGAGGATGCCATCCAGAGCTTGCACCTGTGAGCAATGATTTTGTTCCTGCGGGTTGAACAGTCGTGCAGCGGTTAGGACGACGAATATTGTGTCGATCGCAGTACTCACCCACGACCCGATGAACAATCTCTTTCCAACGCGATAGATATTCTTTCTCGCGCTCTTTGAACTGCATTCCGGTTAAGGTGTCCGGTCTGCCCGCTTCCCACCAGCGCAACCATTCAGTACCAAACGCATGAACAAAGAAATCAAACAATCCGGTGAAAGACACACCCACGATCGGATCAACTTCTCTTGAATACTGATAGCGTGGTTCTTGGAATTTGTGATTTAACAATGCTGCAACCGAGAGCGCGCCAGCCGTAAAAGCCTGCTCTTGAGCTTCATAGTCTAAGGGATCAATTTGATTTAAGTGAACCTCAGATAAGTTGCAGTGAAAATTGATACCCAAAATTTCCCCGCACGGATTCAATCCATACCGTTCCAAGCGGTGTTCAAGCTCTGCGATCGGCATTGTTGGATATCTTTCTTGTATCCATTGTTTCCCATTACCCGCTTCGTAAGCTTGGATAAAATCAGCTTTGAGTTCGGGAGTCGTCAAGATATCAGCATTCGATCGAGCAATAGCTTCCGGTGCATATTGAATTGCACCTTCACCCGAATAGAACTGTTTACGAACCGCATCGATCGATTCTTGCAGCGTCGGCTTGTGATGATAAACGCGAGTATGATTCGCCATTCTTAAGGCATCACGATCCGGATCAATCCGCCAGTTGCCTTGCTCGTCCTGTTGCCAGAGATTATCCTTCGCACCTGCAAACTCCGCATCGTCACTGCCGCCTTGACGCATACCCGCCGAGCGACGCACGTTTCCGGCTACTACGACTACCGCCGCTTCATCGATTAAGAGACAGCATTCAACAGGTGTTAGCTTACGACCTACTGCCTTATTCAAAACAGCAGCACAACGCCCGTATAAATTAGGAAGCTTGATTGGATTCGCAACACCACCAAATCCTTTCAACCTTTCACCCGCAGGACGCACCGAACCAAGGTCGATCGACACTTCCACCTCACCCGTAAAGCGATCGTCACTCGATAGCTCTAACAAGGTTTGATACGACTTCACCCAGCCTTGACGACTATCGCCGACTTGAATCGTGACTGAATTGCCATCAATTCCGACGATCGTTCGATCTTCTCTCAAGAAATCAGCTACTTCGCCAATTTCTCTCGTAATCTGCACATTCAACCGATTGCGAATTTCGGGAAGCTGATTCGTATATTTCGGCTCCAGAACGGCTCCTGTACCGCTGCCCATCATCGCCAAATCCATCATTAGACCAAAGGCTCGCCAGTCTACAAGATTGGTGCTGGTGCAGTTGTATGATCCAGAGAAATTTTCAGGCTTATTGATCCAAGTCGTGCCACCGACCCAGAGCCAGCGACCGGAGGGTAAACAGCGCATCGATCGCTGCATCAATTCAATCAATTCCTGTTCTTCTGGGGTAAAATTCCCAAGGTCAGCGAGTCCTTGGATAGTGCGCTGACTCACCTGTGCCCAAGACTCGCGACGGGTTTCGCTCAGTTTGCGGCTATAGGTTCGGTAAAAAACTGGATTAGCGGCAGGAGCGGAAGCCGGAAATTGACTGTTATTAGCATCAAATTCTGGCAAATCAGAGCCAGAGGACTCTTTCGGGCGTGTGATATCCTGAACCATGCGAAACTCCCTTTGATCTAGCGTCCTGTATTGGATTTAAGAGATGAGCGACGCTATATATAGCGTTTATGTAGTTAGCGATCTACTCTACACCATCTTTCCGGAATTTGGATCGATCAATTTTTCATCCTTCGATCGCACCTAAAAAACTGTGGCAAAAGTATAGAGTAAATTTGTCCTATCCACAATGGCAAAAAAATTGCAATTCTCACTCTGTCTCAAGTTGCGATTCGCGCCATTTTTCTCGTTTCCATTTCTAAAACCAAGATGCCAATGTCCGGTCCAGTAGCCTAAAATCTGAATAACTTCTTAGATCTCGACTGTCCCCTTTCCAGTGTAGCCATGTCCTCGATCGCGACCTTTTTCCGCACCCTACCCGATACCCTCCAGCAACCCGCTGCACTTGCGATGTTAGGGTCGCTTGGAGCACATCTCTTGGTTTTTGCGACCCTACCCGCGTTCACCTCTTCAAACGAACCGCGTCCAGAAGCAGAAGTGCGCCGCGTCCGACTGATCGAACCCCCTCAAGGCAGTCCGGGATCGCAAATTGCGCGATCGCAAGCTGGTCTCCCTCCCGTTCCGAATACTCCCAATAGCAGAATTCAACTGCCGATCGCGGGTTCAGGTAATTCCCCGATTCCAAATCCGCTCTACACGCTCCCTGATTTGGCTCCGGTTCCAGTTCCCGGTACGCCCAAGCCTCAATCTTCCGCCGATCGCTTTAACGAACTGCTGCGTCGTCTTCGGGAGCGTCAGGCACAACAACAGCGCCAACAGCAAATTCCAACGCCTCCGCCACCAAAACCTCCCGCATCTCCGTCGCCTTCCCCGTCACCGACGATCGCATCTGGGACAACTGTTACGCCCTTTGACCCCAGTACTCTTGAAAAACCGACTCCAGGACAGTCCGGTTCTACCACTGCGACAGCAACTCCAACGCCAACTCCCTCGCCTTCCCCGACTCCCACACCGCAGACCCCGAACGATCGACTACTCGCTGCAACCCGCTACATTCCTGAAGGCACAACACGGGACGACTATCTCCAAGGCTCAGCCAATCTCACCGCACAACTGAATACCCAATTCCCTGAACGTTGGGACTATATCCGCTTGCAACCGCCTACAGAGCCGACTAGAGAACTAGATTATCCGCTTCCGTTTGCACTCCAGAACTATCGGCAAAACCCGATCGCGATCGCAGTTTTCGTCGGGAAAGATGGCAAACCGTTACCAAATCAACCGCCTGTTGTATTGCAGAGTACGGGGTATCAGATTTTAAACGACAAAGCAAT
Coding sequences within it:
- a CDS encoding GntR family transcriptional regulator (similar to AA sequence:cyanobase_aa:LBDG_02510): MVQFHIQTDSDIPASTQLYNQILFAIASRQFPPGHRLPSTRQLAMQTGLHRNTISKVYRQLEDAGVVDAQAGSGIYVRDQGHATAAHIKSPLLEQYPQAHKIIQSSLDELVKQGCSLGQARELFLAEVDWRLRCSASVLVTAPSHDIANGEVLLRELERALAIPMQLVPMEELGQVLDQTRSSTVVTSRYFIAQAEAIASPKAARVIPVDIYDFEQELKLIKAMPKGTCVGIVSLSAGTVGVAEVIIHSLRGDDLLVMTSQMNDRYKLNAMVRTAQTIFSDQVSCAAVKATISASRDDIIRPPQVICCENFIVSKSINLLKRELGLE
- a CDS encoding hypothetical protein (similar to AA sequence:cyanobase_aa:LBDG_19500), which produces MSSIATFFRTLPDTLQQPAALAMLGSLGAHLLVFATLPAFTSSNEPRPEAEVRRVRLIEPPQGSPGSQIARSQAGLPPVPNTPNSRIQLPIAGSGNSPIPNPLYTLPDLAPVPVPGTPKPQSSADRFNELLRRLRERQAQQQRQQQIPTPPPPKPPASPSPSPSPTIASGTTVTPFDPSTLEKPTPGQSGSTTATATPTPTPSPSPTPTPQTPNDRLLAATRYIPEGTTRDDYLQGSANLTAQLNTQFPERWDYIRLQPPTEPTRELDYPLPFALQNYRQNPIAIAVFVGKDGKPLPNQPPVVLQSTGYQILNDKAIEIVQKDANQPNRFPAIDQDRLRVFVYEFKFKAPNTGGTVSRANP
- a CDS encoding putative N-acetylmannosamine-6-phosphate epimerase superfamily protein (similar to AA sequence:cyanobase_aa:LBDG_22030), encoding MTNDFAQLLKLLEYGLIVSCQAPPESPLRRPLIIAAIAEAALNQNAVAVRIDTPEQIAAVRQRTKAPILGLWKQSLPNSEIYITPKFEHAVAISKAGADLIAIDATLRDRPESVATLTERIHNELHKPVVADVDSLEAAIAAVDAGADLIATTLYGYTKETEQQTPPGFNLLSEIAEKIKTPVICEGGIATPEMARQALDLGAYAVVVGTAITGIEAQVQAFDRALRHKLPAQVIEHSKDYHFAVFSQEHPSYRSYVRSKLRQYNTESTVRDGFFEQSALRGTPLEIFLIDDRQKIKAGLVGLTRWNWLLIEALWVEESLRHQGFGRQLMRVAEQEAKQRGCTEAILDTFSFQAKGFYEKLGYEMFAQVDDYPSGYSFFQLKKEF
- a CDS encoding hypothetical protein (hypothetical protein L8106_09776;~similar to AA sequence:cyanobase_aa:LBDG_02500); the protein is MNSWIKLSNNGLQIDAYLSEPDDSAKGAIIVIQEIFGVNSHIRDVTERFAREGYVAIAPAIFQRTAPGFEVGYSEDDTKLGRSHKDQTTAEQLLSDLKTTIAFLQTKGFQEVGAIGFCFGGHVAYLAATLPEVTATASFYGAGIATMTPGGGAPTITRTPEIQGTLYAFFGTEDPLIPVEQIDQVEAALEQHQIDYKVFRYPAGHGFFCNQRSDYNSEAAADAWEQVKALFSRLRH
- a CDS encoding hemerythrin HHE cation-binding domain-containing protein (similar to AA sequence:cyanobase_aa:LBDG_31880), producing the protein MVATMDDTKRLAIAMKLADIKAVQELIIANEQKFISATTDSELVKRFQDMLKDDQKNLGILDTVIVQYGVQSKPKDSITEMVQKIDQMMSGSELTLFEKVFQHELLKHQQTMSGIVIHKAAQKVGADIEAAIAPLNTVNFESRAHQEQLKGVIEQLGVRELTGMDADQGLWARVQDAVAALTGVAGSVVTQSTDKSDMNIQDVLRMDHQKVNVLFAEIKGTQDPAKRKEFFQQLDGDLRAHAIAENEVAYPAVRGKYAESDLQELYDEQNSWFPALDAMEKMDVMSEQFMSSLNRLMDEIMDHVRQEESTFFAALRDNFSSQQLEQIATEFKAKKSEVQRQAAKM
- a CDS encoding RP ribonucleotide reductase-like protein (similar to AA sequence:cyanobase_aa:LBDG_19490), coding for MVQDITRPKESSGSDLPEFDANNSQFPASAPAANPVFYRTYSRKLSETRRESWAQVSQRTIQGLADLGNFTPEEQELIELMQRSMRCLPSGRWLWVGGTTWINKPENFSGSYNCTSTNLVDWRAFGLMMDLAMMGSGTGAVLEPKYTNQLPEIRNRLNVQITREIGEVADFLREDRTIVGIDGNSVTIQVGDSRQGWVKSYQTLLELSSDDRFTGEVEVSIDLGSVRPAGERLKGFGGVANPIKLPNLYGRCAAVLNKAVGRKLTPVECCLLIDEAAVVVVAGNVRRSAGMRQGGSDDAEFAGAKDNLWQQDEQGNWRIDPDRDALRMANHTRVYHHKPTLQESIDAVRKQFYSGEGAIQYAPEAIARSNADILTTPELKADFIQAYEAGNGKQWIQERYPTMPIAELEHRLERYGLNPCGEILGINFHCNLSEVHLNQIDPLDYEAQEQAFTAGALSVAALLNHKFQEPRYQYSREVDPIVGVSFTGLFDFFVHAFGTEWLRWWEAGRPDTLTGMQFKEREKEYLSRWKEIVHRVVGEYCDRHNIRRPNRCTTVQPAGTKSLLTGASSGWHPPKAQRFIRRITFRKNDPVAMACLDYGYSIVPSQSDKDENGNLLNDPFDPRCTEWLVEIPVEVPWANIPGADQIEIEKFSALAQMDFYLQVQKYYTAHNTSATIELREDEIEALATRIHQAIENNEGYISAALLARFDAPFPRLPFEKIDKATFDRLQVEVLERRSTDDFYTALVRHDGGDLIEAGPAGCDSDKCLFSDTKKEQ
- a CDS encoding RNA binding S1 domain protein (similar to AA sequence:cyanobase_aa:LBDG_02490), which gives rise to MPDRTNASFSMEDFEKALEQHDYEFQKGKLVTGKAFSYESDGALVDIGGKSPAFLPIEEASVRRVADVSSVLPLDEEREFIIVREQDADGRVTISLRQLELRKVWERLVDLQTTNQSLQVRVTGSNKGGVTVDALGLRGFIPRSHLVEREDLDALKGQTLSATILDLDRDRNKIVLSNRLAARAANFSQLEVGQLVEATITGLKPFGAFAEFAGTTGLLHINQISKNYVESLSSLLKVGQVIKAMIVDLDEGRGRISLSTRVFENYPGEAIEEFAKVMEEAESRQERARKNLLG
- a CDS encoding FAD dependent oxidoreductase (similar to AA sequence:cyanobase_aa:LBDG_31870), which translates into the protein MSTYDVIIIGAGHNGLTCAAYLLKAGYKVLLLEKRSVPGGAATTEAVIPELPEFRFNRCAIDHEFIHLGPVVEELELEKYGLEYLYCDPVVFCPHPDGTYFLAHQSVEKTCANIAKFNEHDARKYAEFVDLWQRTINAMIPMFNAPPKSIIDIAGNYDFKKVKDFLSVVGSTNKALDFVRTMLSSAEDILHEYFDTETVKAPLARLAAEMGVPPSQKNLAIGAMMMAMRHHPGMARPKGGTGALTAALVKLVQSLGGEILTEQSVKQILIDDGRAVGVRVASGQEYRATRGVISNIDARRVFLQLIDPSEVDSADEHLRERLDRRIVNNNETILKIDLAMSEPLKFIYHDHKDEYLIGSVLIADSVKHVEIAHADPAIGRIPDADPSMYVVQPTMLDPSMAPPGQHTVWIEFFAPYQVENMEGQGLNGTGWTDELKNKVADRVIDKLADYAPNVKTATIGRAVESPAELGERLGAYKGNYYHIDMTLEQMVFFRPLPEIANYKTPIDNLYLTGAGTHPGGSISGMPGRNCARIFLHAQQPFLQTFRDAGYSIKSAFEGILNR